A part of Puntigrus tetrazona isolate hp1 chromosome 21, ASM1883169v1, whole genome shotgun sequence genomic DNA contains:
- the entpd2b gene encoding ectonucleoside triphosphate diphosphohydrolase 2 isoform X1 — protein sequence MDKPFVKFVVSAALFLFGIVSIVLLTVFINEMREPPQYMYGVVLDAGSSHTALYIYRWPADKLNGTGVVTQHSECHVRGGGISSYAGQLDAAARSLEACLKQAMRDIPPERHHHTPVYLGATAGMRLLKITNPGKASQILQEVKQKIKSFPFNFRGAVILSGQEEGVYGWVTVNYLLENFIKYGYVGRWLNSGRKTVGALDLGGASTQITFETPDIVENELNSMTLRLYGQDYSLYTHSYLCYGKEEALRQILAYLFELQGNSTKVYHPCYPSDFTDVFKLEQVFDSPCTASKRPKPYNPHSWIRVQGTGDYQSCLGNTSNIFSFQFCPFSKCSFNGVFQPNISGGFMAFSAYFFTHSYLQQSTGINIRTSAQLEEATQAVCNMTIKEMTEKAPYLKKYLKDYCAVAVYIQVLLLRGYNFDESSFQNVAFQKKAGEASVGWALGYILSVSSLLPEEPAGIRKGLRPAAWIGLLILLTVLLTSTFCYMALLVIRRKMSNEGVS from the exons ATGGATAAACCGTTTGTTAAGTTTGTTGTCTCGGCGGCACTCTTTCTGTTTGGAATTGTGTCTATTGTACTCcttacagtatttataaatgaaatgagaGAGCCACCACAGTACATG TATGGGGTTGTGCTGGATGCTGGATCCTCACACACTGCCTTGTACATCTACAGATGGCCGGCTGACAAATTAAATGGCACAGGCGTTGTCACCCAGCACAGCGAGTGTCATGTCAGAG GAGGGGGAATCTCTAGTTATGCTGGGCAGCTGGATGCTGCGGCCCGTAGCCTCGAGGCATGCTTGAAACAAGCCATGCGTGACATTCCCCCAGAAAGACATCACCACACCCCTGTGTATCTAGGAGCTACTGCTGGCATGAGACTTTTGAA aattacCAATCCTGGCAAAGCATCTCAGATTCTTCaagaagtaaaacaaaaaatcaaatCCTTTCCTTTCAACTTTCGAGGAGCAGTAATTTTGAGCGGTCAAGAAGAGGGGGTTTACGGTTGGGTCACAGTCAACTACCTTCTCGAAAACTTCATAAAG TATGGCTATGTGGGCCGCTGGCTGAACTCTGGCAGAAAAACAGTCGGAGCGCTGGATTTAGGTGGAGCGTCCACACAGATCACCTTTGAGACCCCAGACATAGTTGAGAACGAGTTGAACAGCATGACCCTGCGTCTCTATGGGCAGGATTATTCCCTCTACACGCATAGTTACCTGTGTTATGGTAAAGAAGAGGCTCTCCGCCAGATCCTGGCCTACCTGTTTGAA ttgcagGGTAATTCTACCAAAGTGTACCATCCCTGCTACCCATCTGACTTCACTGATGTCTTCAAGCTGGAGCAAGTGTTTGACTCGCCTTGTACAGCATCTAAGAGACCCAAACCTTACAACCCTCATTCCTGGATCAGGGTGCAAGGCACCGGGGACTACCAAAGCTGCCTTGGCAACACTTCTAATATATTTTCCTTCCAGTTCTGCCCCTTTTCTAAGTGTTCGTTTAATGGAGTTTTCCAGCCCAACATCAGCGGGGGCTTCATG GCATTTTCTGCTTATTTCTTCACTCACAGTTATCTCCAGCAAAGTACAGGAATAAACATCAGAACCTCTGCTCAGCTAGAGGAGGCTACCCAAGCTGTGTGCAATATGACCATAAAAGag ATGACAGAGAAAGCTCCGTACTTGAAAAAATACCTGAAGGATTACTGTGCTGTCGCGGTGTATATACAAGTGCTACTGCTTAGGGGTTATAACTTTGATGAGAGTTCTTTCCAAAACGTTGCTTTTCAGAAAAAG GCAGGCGAGGCGTCTGTGGGCTGGGCTCTGGGTTATATTCTCAGTGTGAGCAGCCTTCTTCCAGAGGAACCTGCGGGCATCAGGAAGGGCTTGCGTCCTGCTGCATGGATTGGCTTGTTGATTCTCCTAACCGTCCTCCTCACTTCTACCTTCTGTTACATGGCTCTCCTAGTGATTCGGAGGAAAATGAGTAATGAAGGAGTCTCATAG
- the entpd2b gene encoding ectonucleoside triphosphate diphosphohydrolase 2 isoform X2 — MDKPFVKFVVSAALFLFGIVSIVLLTVFINEMREPPQYMYGVVLDAGSSHTALYIYRWPADKLNGTGVVTQHSECHVRGGGISSYAGQLDAAARSLEACLKQAMRDIPPERHHHTPVYLGATAGMRLLKITNPGKASQILQEVKQKIKSFPFNFRGAVILSGQEEGVYGWVTVNYLLENFIKLQGNSTKVYHPCYPSDFTDVFKLEQVFDSPCTASKRPKPYNPHSWIRVQGTGDYQSCLGNTSNIFSFQFCPFSKCSFNGVFQPNISGGFMAFSAYFFTHSYLQQSTGINIRTSAQLEEATQAVCNMTIKEMTEKAPYLKKYLKDYCAVAVYIQVLLLRGYNFDESSFQNVAFQKKAGEASVGWALGYILSVSSLLPEEPAGIRKGLRPAAWIGLLILLTVLLTSTFCYMALLVIRRKMSNEGVS, encoded by the exons ATGGATAAACCGTTTGTTAAGTTTGTTGTCTCGGCGGCACTCTTTCTGTTTGGAATTGTGTCTATTGTACTCcttacagtatttataaatgaaatgagaGAGCCACCACAGTACATG TATGGGGTTGTGCTGGATGCTGGATCCTCACACACTGCCTTGTACATCTACAGATGGCCGGCTGACAAATTAAATGGCACAGGCGTTGTCACCCAGCACAGCGAGTGTCATGTCAGAG GAGGGGGAATCTCTAGTTATGCTGGGCAGCTGGATGCTGCGGCCCGTAGCCTCGAGGCATGCTTGAAACAAGCCATGCGTGACATTCCCCCAGAAAGACATCACCACACCCCTGTGTATCTAGGAGCTACTGCTGGCATGAGACTTTTGAA aattacCAATCCTGGCAAAGCATCTCAGATTCTTCaagaagtaaaacaaaaaatcaaatCCTTTCCTTTCAACTTTCGAGGAGCAGTAATTTTGAGCGGTCAAGAAGAGGGGGTTTACGGTTGGGTCACAGTCAACTACCTTCTCGAAAACTTCATAAAG ttgcagGGTAATTCTACCAAAGTGTACCATCCCTGCTACCCATCTGACTTCACTGATGTCTTCAAGCTGGAGCAAGTGTTTGACTCGCCTTGTACAGCATCTAAGAGACCCAAACCTTACAACCCTCATTCCTGGATCAGGGTGCAAGGCACCGGGGACTACCAAAGCTGCCTTGGCAACACTTCTAATATATTTTCCTTCCAGTTCTGCCCCTTTTCTAAGTGTTCGTTTAATGGAGTTTTCCAGCCCAACATCAGCGGGGGCTTCATG GCATTTTCTGCTTATTTCTTCACTCACAGTTATCTCCAGCAAAGTACAGGAATAAACATCAGAACCTCTGCTCAGCTAGAGGAGGCTACCCAAGCTGTGTGCAATATGACCATAAAAGag ATGACAGAGAAAGCTCCGTACTTGAAAAAATACCTGAAGGATTACTGTGCTGTCGCGGTGTATATACAAGTGCTACTGCTTAGGGGTTATAACTTTGATGAGAGTTCTTTCCAAAACGTTGCTTTTCAGAAAAAG GCAGGCGAGGCGTCTGTGGGCTGGGCTCTGGGTTATATTCTCAGTGTGAGCAGCCTTCTTCCAGAGGAACCTGCGGGCATCAGGAAGGGCTTGCGTCCTGCTGCATGGATTGGCTTGTTGATTCTCCTAACCGTCCTCCTCACTTCTACCTTCTGTTACATGGCTCTCCTAGTGATTCGGAGGAAAATGAGTAATGAAGGAGTCTCATAG
- the zmat1 gene encoding zinc finger matrin-type protein 1, protein MSELEASVSCSPQCAETDQIKNTDDINPETVQNTNTNISQVEEGCHSDSSLLKGLLTDNFCHVCEATLLYESQRVSHYEGKKHAQRVRMYLQNKNAKTNKPSQDCEGLLRGLSAEKFCELCNMVFSSPTVAKSHYEGKVHAKNMRKTNPVPPGAPVLESTISEVLPSEAAAQNQISLEQDTSGLGDLEVDLSDPNKYCTLCSASFNNPLVAQQHYSGRKHQRNQARQEMLDQMGEQSEHVSSLTCPICCLTLSSIEMYQAHMQGNKHFVKEKKVIELCKSQKKVYDSFQDELADYIQVQKARGLDPKAGPGTIGQAGKGLDESVKEGPHKTEEMPQPGQLVPRFPPPAFPQPHWHPQFPSQVSQFGFGMRGPAPQYRPGFMPHARPTFPPGHLYKKGRSPESFSSTSVSDSSSYSSSSSDSSSSYDSRERRRRKRKMKKRGKSRRDQEEGSDTERGERKKRRKGDRRGSVEGEDDRKKWKEGRKRGRSSSEDEESRNKRRASKKSRRHGDGQHAKRRKEEEILEKQGVHEEPEEKMEEHVEVRTESKDGKHKHKKEKKKGKEKMNQDDNRTEEERLWDETILGVF, encoded by the exons atgtccgAGCTTGAAGCTAGTGTATCGTGTTCTCCGCAGTGTGCGGAAACAgatcaaatcaaaaatacagacgATATCAATCCAGAAACAGTACAAAACACTAACACCAATATTTCTCAGGTTGAAGAAG GGTGTCATAGCGACAGCAGTCTTCTCAAAGGCTTGTTGACAGATAACTTCTGTCACGTCTGTGAAGCAACCCTGCTTTACGAGTCCCAGAGAGTTTCTCATTATGAG GGGAAAAAGCATGCACAAAGAGTCAGGATGTACTTGCAGAACAAGAACGCTAAAACAAATAAGCCGAGCCAAGATTGTGAAGGCCTTTTG agaggTCTGTCTGCAGAGAAGTTCTGTGAGCTGTGCAACATGGTGTTCAGCTCTCCGACTGTGGCCAAGTCACACTATGAGGGTAAAGTTCATGCAAAGAACATGAGAAAAACCAATCCTGTTCCACCTGGAG CGCCCGTCCTGGAATCCACAATTTCTGAAGTCCTCCCGTCAGAGGCTGCTGCTCAAAATCAGATCAGTCTGGAGCAGGACACTTCAGGCTTGGGCGACCTAGAGGTCGATCTCAGCGACCCCAACAAGTACTGTACACTGTGCAGTGCTTCCTTTAATAACCCTTTGGTCGCCCAGCAGCATTACAGCGGCCGCAAGCATCAGAGGAACCAGGCCCGGCAAGAGATGCTGGATCAGATGGGGGAACAGTCAGAACACG tgagctCCCTGACTTGCCCGATCTGCTGTCTGACACTCAGCTCAATAGAGATGTACCAGGCACACATGCAGGGAAACAAACACTTTGTCAA AGAGAAGAAAGTTATTGAACTGTGCAAATCTCAGAAGAAAGTGTACGACTCCTTCCAGGATGAGTTGGCTGACTACATTCAGGTGCAGAAAGCCCGGGGACTGGATCCTAAAGCAGGGCCGGGCACCATAGGACAAGCAGGCAAAGGTTTGGATGAAAGTGTGAAAGAAGGTCCACACAAAACAGAAGAGATGCCTCAACCTGGTCAGCTGGTGCCACGTTTCCCGCCTCCGGCTTTTCCTCAACCTCACTGGCACCCACAGTTCCCGTCCCAGGTCAGTCAGTTTGGCTTTGGTATGAGAGGCCCTGCCCCACAATATCGTCCGGGATTTATGCCCCATGCCCGTCCTACTTTCCCACCTGGTCACCTTTATAAAAAAGGGAGGAGCCCTGAGTCATTCAGCTCCACCTCTGTCTCAGACTCCTCCTCCTACTCTAGCAGCAGTAGCGACAGCAGCAGCAGTTACGAcagcagagagaggaggagacgcaagaggaaaatgaaaaaGCGAGGGAAAAGTCGAAGAGACCAGGAGGAAGGGTCTGATACAGAacgaggagaaagaaaaaagagacgGAAGGGAGACCGGAGAGGAAGTGTAGAAGGAGAAGATGATAGAAAGAAATGGAAGGAGGGACGAAAAAGAGGGAGGAGCTCTAGTGAAGACGAGgaaagcagaaataaaagaagAGCTAGCAAGAAAAGTAGAAGGCACGGGGATGGACAGCATGCAAAGAGACGAAAGGAAGAGGAGATCTTGGAGAAACAAGGAGTGCACGAGGAACCAGAGGAAAAGATGGAGGAACATGTAGAGGTCAGGACAGAATCGAAAGAtggcaaacacaaacacaaaaaagagaagaaaaaaggaaaagagaagaTGAATCAAGACGACAACAGGACAGAGGAGGAAAGGCTCTGGGATGAAACGATTCTTGGTGTTTTTTAG
- the cd8b gene encoding uncharacterized protein cd8b, with protein MTLSCMRFCVFVWMAAASLPTFQATPSVIYAKINGSEAMSCECPNHACQEVFWYRYLERTKTLQFLVFVNSAGREQYGKNLNGTRFKGSLSGGNRLGYTLRVTGLQEDDIGLYSCMFKTKNTMPVGYYIMPGVNPPTAQPPTVKSNAAKKNCNCKLHSSPKGCEQLVLWAGVGALLLLAVTLAGTLYYFSRLPKKCRHRFTKTNPLR; from the exons ATGACCCTCTCTTGCATGCGCTTTTGTGTGTTCGTATGGATGGCGG CGGCTTCGCTGCCCACCTTCCAAGCAACGCCGTCTGTTATTTACGCCAAAATCAACGGCTCGGAAGCGATGTCCTGTGAATGTCCAAATCACGCCTGCCAGGAGGTTTTTTGGTACCGATACCTCGAGAGGACGAAGACTCTTCAGTTCCTCGTGTTTGTCAACAGCGCTGGCAGAGAGCAATATGGAAAAAACCTGAACGGCACTCGGTTCAAGGGGTCGTTGTCCGGAGGAAACAGGCTGGGCTATACCCTGCGTGTAACAGGACTACAGGAGGATGATATCGGCCTTTATTCCTGcatgtttaaaactaaaaatactatGCCTGTCGGATATTACATAATGCCTGGAG TGAATCCTCCGACAGCTCAACCACCAACAGTAAAGTCCAACGCAGCCAAGAAGAACTGTAATTGCAAACTTCACAGCTCTCCTAAAG GCTGTGAACAATTAGTGCTTTGGGCAGGCGTTGGTGCTCTTCTGCTTTTGGCTGTTACACTTGCTGGCACACTTTACTACTTCAGTc GTCTACCTAAAAAGTGCCGACATCGATTCACCAA GACGAATCCGTTGCGATGA
- the cd8a gene encoding T-cell surface glycoprotein CD8 alpha chain, giving the protein MYQIYIGFCVFLSLFDGGFAEKVYQEGKEATVNCDTKLPGVITFWFKINRSGAKYLFTVKGTDIRSDVEDKEKYKVNNNGKVSLTIRSFKKKSDSGLYSCASMNNNQLSFGELTEMKGEPDPTTPPPKIDPKPKITTPATTTKSNCNCPSKDQRLSINCETWILSSLASGCGVLLILLIFTILYCNRLRTRRCPHHYKRQPRPAGHAKLPNNHF; this is encoded by the exons ATGTATCAAATATACATtggattttgtgtgtttttgtcccTTTTCGATg gGGGCTTTGCAGAAAAGGTCTACCAAGAAGGAAAGGAGGCAACAGTCAACTGTGACACCAAACTGCCCGGCGTCATTACTTTCTGGTTTAAGATAAACAGAAGTGGTGCAAAGTATTTGTTCACTGTTAAAGGCACAGACATAAGGAGTGATGTTGAGGATAAGGAAAAATACAAAGTGAATAATAATGGCAAAGTTAGTTTGACTATTCGGTCTTTCAAGAAAAAGTCAGACAGCGGTTTGTACTCCTGTGCATCCATGAACAACAATCAACTCAGCTTTGGAGAGCTGACAGAAATGAAAGGAGAACCAG ATCCGACGACACCACCTCCGAAAATTGATCCCAAACCAAAAATTACAACACCAGCAACTACGACGAAATCCAATTGTAACTGTCCATCCAAAG ACCAGAGGCTCAGCATCAACTGTGAGACTTGGATATTGTCGTCTTTGGCCTCTGGTTGCGGTGTTCTCCTCATTCTGCTGATCTTCACAATTTTGTACTGCAACC GTTTAAGAACAAGACGATGTCCCCACCATTACAAAAGACA ACCCAGACCTGCTGGCCACGCAAAATTGCCCAACAATCACTTCTAA